From the genome of Halobacteriovorax marinus SJ:
GAGACCATACTAGTATAACAAAAGAGATTTAGTAGTTTCTTATCCTTTGCTAGGGAGGCCATTCTTAGTCTCATTGGCCTATGGTCTAAGAAGAGACCCGTATCTAAGTAGTCAGTCAGATTTATAAGAGATATGGCAGAACCCTCTCTTGCTTCAAATCTATTCTTAGTAGAATCAAGCTTTTCATATTTCTGATTCTTGGTTTGTATTGCTCTCTTTTTTATAATTAATTCATCTTCAGTTATATTAAAGATTTCGCATAATCCTTGAATTACTTGATGGTGATTGTCGGCCATGTGGGCGTCAATTTTATCGATTCTTCTATCATAGATAAGTACTTTATCTTTATAAATATCTATAAGATAAGGGTAGTCAGGTATTTCTTTATCATAGAGCCTATAGCAATCAATATTATTTCTCTTGGCCCATTTTCTCTTATGCTTATAATTCTTGATCAATTTATTTTTTATTTCACTCATAATATTTTCTTATTTAGTAATACTTCTATTTACCGATACTTAGATAATGATATTTTCTCTTAAATATACAATTATTCTACTGCTCTTTGTCTCCCTTGCCAATGCTATGGCAGAGGATGCTACTGAGTCTACAAATATTCTTTGTCAGGAGCAAATAGGAAATTTTACTTCGAGCATTGCCGCGCAATTAGGTGATGATATTTCACAGATCGCTCCTAGTTCTTGCTTGAATTCATTGAGTTTTTCAGAGCGCTGCAAGTGTTTAAGTGATCTAGAGTATAAACTTGATAAAGAAGAGCAGCGAGAATTAGCAAAGAAGTTACACCGTCAATATCTTGGATACCATTTAAAAGAGAAAATGAATGATATTAATGAAAAGTACTTTTATTATAAGAAGCTCTATTCAATCTTTGAGTTAGAATTACCAACTTGTAAAATTAACCGAGAAGATCGTTTTAGATTAAGTGAGATTATGCCGGATAATCATAGACGTGAAAATCTTAGGGATGTCCCAGGCAATATATTTAAATCGAGTAGGTCATTTTCTCAGAACTTTCGTGGTCTTAATAATTCTAAAGTGATTTTTAATTCAGAATTAAGAGAAGATTCATTAATAGCTTTTCTGTCTAAGGTTCTAGTACTAAGCATAGAAGATGGTGTTATTGATACAGGTAATGTTGAAGAGGCTTATGAAGAAAATATTGATGAATTTATTTATACCTATACATCTATTAAGAAAGTCAATGAAGAGAGACTTAGAGAAGACGTTTTCCAATTATTTAATTTATTAGGTATGGCCCTTAGAGAAGCAGATATTGAAGCTGAAGAGATGCCTACTGATTATGATCAATTAAAGGAATTGGTGAAGACCACATTTAATTCTTTCTTAACCGCTGGATTTGATAATTACGAACAATCTTGTTTATCTTTACAGGAGGATGTTAAGGATACAATTAAGTATATCGATGCTCCCGTATTCCACCTTAAGAATATTCTTTTTGATAGCCTCAGTGGATCGTTAATCAGTGATGAATATCTAGAGGGGAACGGGAGGAATAGACCTCGAATTAACTTTCTTCTCTGTGAAGGCTTTAAGAAGTATATCCCAGAGGTCTTTGAAGATTATGATCAAGCATTTGAAAGGTTTTATAGTTTAAGAAGTGATTTTGAAATTAGTTATGATGGTGAGACTTTAAAGATCTTTCCAGAGAGTGTTCCACAAGAAATGGAAAGAGCTCTTGTTAAGTCTCTTGTTCAAGAGAGGGCAGCTGTAGAGAGTTTTATTTCGGAAGTGAAGCGAATCGAGCTCAATTTTATTGATATGGAAGATCCGTTAGATACTTCAACACCGACATCGGCTGTATATGATAATATGGATAATCCAACAATGGTTAGAATTAATAGAGAACCTATTAATGGAGAAAAGCCTACAAAGCTTCAGACTGCAAGGACAAAGATCCTTGATACTGTTACTAATATTGTCAATAGAGTAGATACACCAAGAAAAGTAGTATCTATTAAGGAATTAGGGACAAAGGCATCAGACAAAAGCTCTAAGAGTACATCGGATAAAAAGAAAGATATTAAAGAAGTAATAGAAAATGTTGAAGAGAATAAATATAAACTTGATTTAGCAAAGTCTCCCAATCTCTATAATTACTTTTCAAATTCTGGGATTACTTCTCTAAGTAATTTTTATAAGTTTGATTATAAAGATCCCTATTCTATTTCATCCGCTGTCAAAGTTGCCTCAACTAGAAATATTCCAATTGGAAGAACTTCAAGTCCAAGGGGAGCTAAGGTCAAAAAGCTTAAGAGAGATTCCAATAAGAGAATTCCAGACTCTATCAAAAAGTATAACGATTTAAATGATATTGATTACTCATACCTTGACGGCACTAAGAAAAGAAAGAGAAGTAATTACTCTATTTCTGAATTTGCTAAATATAGACCTCGAGTTAATAGTGAGGGGAAAGTGACTCAAGGGTCTTTTGCTGAAAATAAAACTAATGAATTTAATGTGATTGCTCCCAAAGAAGAAGAGAAGAAGAGCTTGGCCAATCAAAGTGGAAAAATCTCTAAAAGTGATGCTAGTAATGTAGCTCCTACATCGAGTTCTGGAACATCTGCTACATCGATTAATCCGACTGGTGTTATGGCGACTTCTGATAGCTCTAGAGAGGATTCTCCTTCTGAACGCCTGTCGAATGAAGTTTCTAGCGTAGAGACTACGTCTAATCCTAAGGAGAAGATTAATGCATATATTTCGAAGAATTTTCTTATGGAAAGAGAGTTTAAGGAAATTGAAGATCACAAATTAAATGACTATAAGACTAGTGATAATCTTGTCTATGTCTTCATTGAAAGGGAAGTGAAGCATATAAAGATTAAATACTTGCAAACGTATAGAATAGACTACGTCGATGGCAAGTACTATAAGAATTTATTATCAACTGAAAGTTTATACAGGGTTGAAATGACTCCAAGTAAAATTAGAGTCATTAATGATTTCTTTGATCTAAAAAGAAAAGGTGTGATTCTATAAGACTTATGCAATCCTCTTTTAGAAATCTAGCACTCAATGTTCGCACATTAATATCACTATCAAATTCCCAATTAGTCATAAGATAATCATCAAACTTTCTTCCTGACTCCTTGATTATTTCAAGTACCTCTAGTCCATTCAACTTTCCTCCCTGAAGATTTAAATTATAGTCACATAGTAGAAGAGAGTTCGAGTGCTTATCAATATTTTTGAGTAGCTCTTCGCCACTAGTGTAAGAGTGAAGTGAATAGTTTAAATCTGAGAAGTTCTCTTTTATTGCGATTTCGAAAGTTGTCTTCAAATTTAAATTTGTTAAAAGGTCATCATTGCAAGTAATAATATCAATTCTTTGATCTGATGAGTAAGTTTTAGGGACTTCATCAGTCTTATTTTCTATTTCTTTGTTTAGATCTGAGTCTAATTCAAAGAAAAAAGATGTTGAGTTATTTTCTTTGTTGGAATCAACCCAAATATTATTTCCGTGAAGTTGTATTGTTTTCTTACAGCTTGCTAAACCTAGCCCTGTTCCATTAGGTTTTCCTTTTGAGTAGAAATTATTGAATATCTTTTCTCTATTTTCTTTTTCAATATAGGATCCAATATTTGTAATTTCAAACCTAGTCTTCTTTCCTATGTCAGAAATATGAATGAAGATCTTTGAAGTACTCTCAATTTCTAGTGCATTTTGTATGATATTTGCGATGACTCTAATTATTCTTGGAGCGTTACAGTTTAAGCTGCTCTTTGAATCATTTTCTATACTGATTTCAACACTCTTATTTTCAATCGCTATTAGGTCTATGGCCTCTTCAATAATTTGTTGAGAACTATGTGTGCTTAATTCAATGGCACCTTCCTTAGAGAAATCAAGTAAGCTCGAGAGCATCATTTCAGAATGAGATATATTAGCGTTAATTTGTTTTGAAATCTTCTTTAAAAGCTCAGGGCTTTTTTGATAAGTTTCAATATTTTCTAAAATAGAAGAGATTTGAGAAAGAGGCTTTCTAAGATCGTGGGCCATAGACTTTGCTGTAAAACTAATGGCCTTATCTTGAGCAGAGGCTATTAGCTGCTCTCTTTGCTTTTCTATGGTCTTTTCATTAAGTCTAAACTCTAAGATGCTATTAATTGCTAAGAAAATAAGTACAAAGAAATCGTAGTAATAAAGTTTAGTGAAATCTTGGAGAGTTACAATGATGAGAGAAAAAATGAGAAGAGTGAATAGTATCGTCATTATATAAGTGAGATAGACACCTTTCTTTTGTCCAGAGATTGATTTTCTAAGTTTACTTCCAACGATGTAAAGGGAAATGAGAACAGGGAATATAAGAAAGAATGAATTTACAATTTTAAATGAGTGACCTTCTGGATTAGGCATTAATTGAATAATTGTGACAATAAAGAAAAAGAGACCATGAAGGATGTAGATATTTCTTATAGTGTTCTTAGTATGTATTTTAGCAATATCTGCAAATACACAGATAAATACAAGCGACCAAGAAAGTCTTAAAAGTATGAAGTAGTAATAGACATAACTATGATCAATAAATTCGAGTGATAAGTAACTGGTTAAAAAGATACTTAGGCTTGAAAAGAGGGCTAAAATTCCTTTTTTCCAATAGAGCTCTTCTTTTTTAGAGAGAAATTGAAAGAGAAGAAAAATAATAACAAAGGTAAAGCTAAGCATTATATAGAGTAGAGGAGTTGTAACCTTCTCTCTCTCTGTATGAAAGAAAATATTTGTAAGCGCGCTTGATTCACCAAGGAAAATAAGAGTGTTAAAAAGGTAGAGGTTCTTGTCCGCTCCCTTGGTAACGAAAATATACTCTAATGTCTTATCTTTCGCTGTTAGCTTTAAAGGGGATTTTATGAATTCTTTGACTCCTGCTCCGCCTCTAAAGTCCCCGAGATGTCCATCTTTGGACCAAATGGCGACCTCTTCAACATCGAGATAGCTAAAGAGTATGGCAAGGGGTCTTTCTATAAGATTAATTTCAGGTAAGAGCTGGATAGATAATTTAAATATATTCTCTCTGTCTTTTGGAATAAAGTCTTTTTCTATCTTCTTCCACTTAGAATTAAGAAGTTGTGAATGGCAATCTTCGCTGCAACTCTTTACTTCTTCATGAACCTCAAATTGATAGGTATAGCTTGGAAGAAGAATGATTTTCTCTCTCTCGCTTTGAGTAAGTGTTGCGTTCAAACTTGAGACTGTTAAATAAATGCTAAGCCCGACTACTGCTAAAATCACAATAGATGAGATGAGTCTAATTTTCTTCATAATTTATTATAGTTGGGACTATGGGAATGAAAAAGAGGGGAAGAATTCCCCTCGAAGAATTCTATTATAGTGGGTAGATTTGGTAGGCGTGATTAATCAATTGCTCGGCCCACTCATACTCTCTTAAAATCACTGGAGCATTTAAGTTTGTCTCTTCTCCTGAGTTCGTTAAGTCGTAGTCATAGAGAGGCATATCAGGGTCTGAGTAAATAGAGTCTCTAACATAGAAAACACCTTTAGAGCTACACCCTCCATTTGCTTGGTAAGAGTCTTCAACTTGCTTACCTCTTCTTCTGAAATTCTTTGCTTTTCTTAAAAGCTTCTTCTTCTGCGCCTGAGTTTGAGCAAGATTAGCTTCTTCTACGATCTCATCAGCACGCTTATTCATTCTCTCGTCATAAGTTCCAACAAATGGGCAACCCTCTGTGCTTGCATGATCGTTAAATCCTACAATCATAGTTGCATGCCAAAAACCAACGTGATTATAAATAGCAAGTACTGGGGCATTTCTCTTTTTTATCATTCGCTTGATTTTAGAAACAATATCTTTAGGCGCTGTTGTAACATTCCATCTATTTTCTGCAGGATCTTTAAAGATGAT
Proteins encoded in this window:
- a CDS encoding class I SAM-dependent methyltransferase, whose protein sequence is MSEIKNKLIKNYKHKRKWAKRNNIDCYRLYDKEIPDYPYLIDIYKDKVLIYDRRIDKIDAHMADNHHQVIQGLCEIFNITEDELIIKKRAIQTKNQKYEKLDSTKNRFEAREGSAISLINLTDYLDTGLFLDHRPMRLRMASLAKDKKLLNLFCYTSMVSVHAALEGAETVNVDLSNTYLEWSKDNFKANNLDLSKHDFIRESVFDFLTKDQNKYDVIFLDPPTFSNSKRTEKTLDIQKDHNELIEKSMQRLNDNGLLIFSNNKRDFKMNPSLFEKYKIKDITNQTIPEDFKDRKIHVCFEIRALD
- a CDS encoding ATP-binding protein — encoded protein: MKKIRLISSIVILAVVGLSIYLTVSSLNATLTQSEREKIILLPSYTYQFEVHEEVKSCSEDCHSQLLNSKWKKIEKDFIPKDRENIFKLSIQLLPEINLIERPLAILFSYLDVEEVAIWSKDGHLGDFRGGAGVKEFIKSPLKLTAKDKTLEYIFVTKGADKNLYLFNTLIFLGESSALTNIFFHTEREKVTTPLLYIMLSFTFVIIFLLFQFLSKKEELYWKKGILALFSSLSIFLTSYLSLEFIDHSYVYYYFILLRLSWSLVFICVFADIAKIHTKNTIRNIYILHGLFFFIVTIIQLMPNPEGHSFKIVNSFFLIFPVLISLYIVGSKLRKSISGQKKGVYLTYIMTILFTLLIFSLIIVTLQDFTKLYYYDFFVLIFLAINSILEFRLNEKTIEKQREQLIASAQDKAISFTAKSMAHDLRKPLSQISSILENIETYQKSPELLKKISKQINANISHSEMMLSSLLDFSKEGAIELSTHSSQQIIEEAIDLIAIENKSVEISIENDSKSSLNCNAPRIIRVIANIIQNALEIESTSKIFIHISDIGKKTRFEITNIGSYIEKENREKIFNNFYSKGKPNGTGLGLASCKKTIQLHGNNIWVDSNKENNSTSFFFELDSDLNKEIENKTDEVPKTYSSDQRIDIITCNDDLLTNLNLKTTFEIAIKENFSDLNYSLHSYTSGEELLKNIDKHSNSLLLCDYNLNLQGGKLNGLEVLEIIKESGRKFDDYLMTNWEFDSDINVRTLSARFLKEDCISLIESHLFFLDQRNH